The following is a genomic window from Paenibacillus thiaminolyticus.
CCGAAATGTCCAAGCTGCTGGAGAACACGTTCCGCAGCATCAATATTGCCTTCATCAACGAGATGGCGATGATGTGCGACCGGATGAGCATCGACATCTGGGAAGTCATCGAAGCGGCTTCGACGAAGCCGTTCGGATTCATGCCGTTCTACCCGGGACCGGGGATCGGCGGCCACTGCATCCCGCTTGATCCAATGTATCTGTCTTGGAAGGCGAAGGGCTTCCGCTTCTACAGCAAATTCATCGATATTGCCCAATCGATCAATGCGAACATGCCATACTATGTCGTGGAGAAGACCGGACGGATTCTGAATCAGAGCTCCAAATCGCTCAATCATTCCAAGATCCTCATCCTCGGGATGGCGTACAAATCCGACATCGACGATCTGCGGGAATCGCCAGGACTGGAAGTGTACGAGCTGTTCAAGGCGAGCGGCGCCAATGTCGATTATTACGATCCGCATGCCACTCACTTCATCAGCAAGTCGGGTAAAATGGTGCGTACTATCGACTACAATCTGCAGGACTTCGGAACGTATGACTGCATGGTGCTGATTACGAGCCACCAGTCATTCGATTATGAAGAACTTGCCGATCTGGGCATTCCGATTCTGGATACCCGCAACGCCTTCAAGGGCATCGAGCGGCCGAATATTTTCAAGCTGGGCAATTCGGTGCAGCAAATTCAGAGTGAGTGGGATCAGGTTGTTCTGGTCTAGACCGCTTCTGTGGCTGTTCCGCAGGAACGAGGAAGGCGGTTGGCGGCCCTCGTTCCTTACTGGGCAGCACGGGCTGAAGGTGGCCGTGCTGCTCTGCTGTTTGGCGGTCGCTGCTCTGCTGCTCAGCCAGGCCGGAACGGAGAATACGCGGGCGACCTGGCTGTGGGAGACGAAATGGATGGCGGAAGCGCCGGCCGATATCGTCTCCTT
Proteins encoded in this region:
- a CDS encoding nucleotide sugar dehydrogenase, translating into MYAANLKHNIENQSSVVGVIGLGYVGLPLAVEMCKQGFRVIGIDLNPSKIASIRKGHSYIKDVSDETLQQCMDTGRFMATNEYEHIREMDAVSICVPTPLSENQDPDTSYITQVVDQLKQYMKKGSLITLESTTYPGTTEELIQREIEKLGYRAGEDFFLCFSPERVDPSNTKYNTFNTPKVIGGATPTCLELGAALYSRVVMEVVPVSSTKVAEMSKLLENTFRSINIAFINEMAMMCDRMSIDIWEVIEAASTKPFGFMPFYPGPGIGGHCIPLDPMYLSWKAKGFRFYSKFIDIAQSINANMPYYVVEKTGRILNQSSKSLNHSKILILGMAYKSDIDDLRESPGLEVYELFKASGANVDYYDPHATHFISKSGKMVRTIDYNLQDFGTYDCMVLITSHQSFDYEELADLGIPILDTRNAFKGIERPNIFKLGNSVQQIQSEWDQVVLV